Proteins found in one uncultured Desulfuromonas sp. genomic segment:
- a CDS encoding YadA-like family protein, whose product MTRCVKLWGWLVMVVLLAALPVPQEALALMVGSHDGTTVKTTGAHDHSDASNTSIGKGSNAGVDRTGNYSATAVGYYANAPGALSTALGRESNATADSSTAIGTTSTATGFGSTALGRDSNASGEYSTATGAGSDATAYGSTASGVFSAATGTNSTALGANADATQQGSTATGYNAKATGQYSTAIGAQAAASQEGATALGNGSTASATQSTALGKDATASASNSVALGYGSKATEANTVSVGSEGNERRITNVAAGVNDTDAVNMSQLNAVQSQVTTNATSISTNADNISQNTSDIAQNSADIATNASGIAQNSNDIADNASAISNNSAAIAVNTESISANTTSISQNSSAIATNTSDIASNSSAISDNTTAIASLNTTMSSLSSTGSDSASASGADSLALGSGATAYDYDTAIGANATVTADSSTAVGSNTLIASEQAVAVGADAMVSSEATGGVAIGQNAVVEQGASNAVALGTDSVADEANTVSVGSSVNQRRVTNVADGENNGDAVNVGQLNTVKSDVSSNSAAIADNTTTITRNSSDIAANTQSIAQNSSSITQNVSDISENRSAIAENSHDIHRLSKDVDINRAGIAAVAAMAAIPGPVPGKRNSFGIGYGTFKGEDALALGFKADLTQNLRMTTAVSHSRHDMAANVGLGWSW is encoded by the coding sequence ATGACGCGTTGTGTGAAGCTGTGGGGTTGGTTGGTGATGGTGGTTTTGTTGGCGGCGCTGCCGGTACCTCAAGAGGCTTTGGCCCTTATGGTGGGGAGTCACGACGGAACCACGGTTAAGACGACGGGTGCTCATGATCATAGCGATGCTAGCAACACCTCCATCGGCAAGGGATCTAATGCCGGCGTTGATCGCACGGGTAATTATTCCGCTACGGCGGTGGGCTATTACGCCAATGCCCCCGGAGCCCTCAGTACGGCCCTCGGCCGTGAGAGTAACGCCACCGCTGATTCCAGTACGGCCATTGGCACTACTAGTACGGCCACCGGCTTTGGCAGTACGGCACTCGGCCGTGACAGTAATGCTAGCGGTGAATACAGTACGGCCACCGGCGCTGGCAGTGATGCCACTGCCTATGGCAGTACGGCCTCCGGCGTTTTCAGTGCGGCCACAGGCACCAATAGTACCGCCCTCGGTGCTAATGCGGATGCCACACAACAAGGGAGCACGGCTACCGGCTATAATGCCAAAGCGACAGGGCAATACAGCACCGCCATCGGAGCGCAAGCCGCGGCCAGTCAGGAAGGCGCCACGGCCCTGGGTAACGGTTCCACGGCTTCCGCCACACAGAGTACGGCTTTGGGGAAAGACGCCACAGCCTCGGCGAGCAACTCCGTCGCCCTGGGATATGGCTCTAAGGCCACTGAAGCCAATACCGTTTCCGTCGGTTCCGAAGGCAACGAACGGCGCATCACCAACGTGGCCGCTGGCGTCAATGACACCGACGCGGTCAACATGAGCCAGCTCAATGCGGTGCAAAGCCAGGTGACGACCAACGCTACCAGCATCAGCACCAATGCCGATAATATCAGCCAGAACACCAGCGACATTGCCCAGAACAGCGCCGATATTGCGACCAACGCCAGCGGCATTGCCCAGAACAGCAACGATATTGCTGACAACGCCAGTGCCATCAGTAACAACAGTGCCGCGATTGCTGTGAATACCGAGAGCATTTCGGCCAACACCACCAGTATTAGCCAGAACAGCAGCGCCATAGCGACGAACACGAGCGATATCGCCAGTAACAGCAGCGCCATTTCTGATAATACGACCGCCATTGCTTCGCTGAATACCACCATGTCGAGTCTGTCATCCACGGGCAGTGACAGCGCCAGCGCCAGCGGCGCCGACAGCCTGGCGTTGGGTTCCGGGGCTACAGCCTATGACTACGACACCGCCATCGGTGCCAATGCCACAGTCACCGCCGACAGCTCCACCGCCGTCGGGTCCAACACCCTGATCGCATCGGAACAGGCCGTGGCCGTGGGTGCCGATGCAATGGTGAGCAGTGAGGCCACCGGTGGGGTGGCCATTGGTCAGAATGCGGTCGTGGAACAAGGCGCAAGCAACGCCGTTGCCCTGGGCACAGACTCAGTGGCCGATGAAGCCAATACCGTGTCCGTCGGCAGCAGCGTCAACCAGCGGCGCGTTACCAACGTGGCCGACGGCGAAAACAACGGCGATGCGGTCAATGTCGGTCAGCTCAATACGGTGAAAAGCGATGTGAGCAGCAACAGCGCGGCGATTGCCGACAACACGACAACGATAACCCGCAACAGTAGTGATATTGCCGCCAACACACAGAGCATTGCCCAAAACAGCAGCTCAATCACGCAAAATGTCAGTGACATTTCTGAAAATCGCAGCGCCATCGCTGAGAATAGTCACGATATTCATCGCTTAAGCAAAGATGTCGATATTAACCGCGCCGGTATTGCGGCGGTGGCGGCCATGGCTGCCATCCCCGGTCCGGTGCCGGGCAAGCGCAATTCCTTCGGCATCGGTTACGGCACCTTTAAAGGGGAAGATGCCCTGGCTCTGGGGTTTAAAGCGGATTTGACGCAAAACCTGAGAATGACCACGGCAGTGTCCCACTCACGTCATGATATGGCTGCCAATGTCGGTCTTGGCTGGAGCTGGTAG